In the Quadrisphaera sp. RL12-1S genome, one interval contains:
- a CDS encoding response regulator: MAPGADVIRVLLVDDQQLLRAGFRMVIDSQPDLEVVGEAGDGEQAVSMARAVTPDVVLMDVRMPRVDGIEATARITASLPESKVVVLTTFDIDEYALAAIRAGASGFLLKDAPPEELLAAVRTVHAGDAVIAPSTTRRLLEHVAPLLAAERTEDDDGGSALDALTEREREVLVLMARGRSNTEIAADLHVAEATVKTHVGRVLAKLGARDRVQAVVTAYETGLVRPGG; the protein is encoded by the coding sequence GTGGCACCAGGCGCCGACGTCATCCGGGTCCTCCTCGTCGACGACCAGCAGCTGCTGCGCGCCGGCTTCCGCATGGTCATCGACTCCCAGCCCGACCTGGAGGTGGTGGGGGAGGCCGGTGACGGCGAGCAGGCCGTCTCGATGGCCCGCGCGGTCACCCCGGACGTGGTGCTCATGGACGTGCGGATGCCCCGCGTCGACGGCATCGAGGCCACCGCCCGCATCACGGCCTCGCTGCCGGAGTCAAAGGTGGTGGTCCTCACCACCTTCGACATCGACGAGTACGCCCTCGCCGCCATCCGGGCCGGGGCCAGCGGCTTCCTCCTCAAGGACGCGCCCCCGGAGGAGCTGCTCGCCGCGGTGCGCACCGTCCACGCCGGGGACGCCGTCATCGCTCCCTCCACCACACGGCGGCTGCTGGAGCACGTCGCTCCGCTCCTGGCCGCCGAGAGGACCGAGGACGACGACGGCGGCAGCGCCCTGGACGCCCTCACCGAGCGCGAGCGCGAGGTGCTGGTGCTCATGGCCCGCGGCCGCTCCAACACCGAGATCGCCGCGGACCTGCACGTCGCCGAGGCCACCGTGAAGACCCACGTCGGCCGGGTGCTCGCCAAGCTGGGCGCCCGGGACCGCGTGCAGGCCGTGGTCACCGCCTACGAGACCGGGCTGGTCCGCCCCGGCGGGTAG
- a CDS encoding ABC transporter ATP-binding protein: MTTTNASAPGDVLLSARGLAVHYPGRGSLLRRAASPVKAVDGVDLDVRRGETYGLVGESGCGKSTLGRALLRLTEPTAGSVSLDGTDLRSLGTEALRRERRRMQMVFQDPMASLDPRMDVEAAVAEPLRAHGLFPGRGERSRRVRELLGLVGLPASAATRYPHEFSGGQRQRVGIARALAAEPSLVVADEPVSALDVSVQAQVLNLLEDLQEALGLTYVLIAHDLAVVRHSSDRVGVMYLGGIVEEADSDDLYAQPLHPYTLSLMSAVPVPDPAVEDSRERILLTGDLPSPADPPSGCRFHTRCPFVQPTRCADERPQLRQLGLPGLGAPAAAGGGTPHRVACHWAEAIRDGQLQPSRASHDPAAVEPV; the protein is encoded by the coding sequence ATGACCACCACGAACGCCAGCGCCCCCGGCGACGTGCTGCTGTCGGCGCGCGGCCTGGCCGTGCACTACCCGGGCCGCGGGTCGCTGCTGCGGCGCGCCGCCTCCCCGGTCAAGGCCGTGGACGGCGTCGACCTCGACGTGCGGCGCGGCGAGACCTACGGCCTCGTGGGGGAGTCCGGGTGCGGCAAGTCGACGCTCGGGCGGGCGCTGCTGCGCCTCACCGAGCCGACGGCGGGCTCCGTGAGCCTGGACGGCACCGACCTGCGCTCGCTGGGTACCGAGGCGCTGCGCCGCGAGCGGCGCCGCATGCAGATGGTCTTCCAGGACCCGATGGCCAGCCTCGACCCGCGCATGGACGTCGAGGCGGCCGTCGCCGAGCCGCTGCGCGCCCACGGCCTGTTCCCCGGCAGGGGCGAGCGCAGCAGGCGGGTGCGGGAGCTGCTCGGGCTGGTGGGCCTGCCGGCGTCCGCGGCGACCCGCTACCCGCACGAGTTCTCCGGCGGTCAGCGCCAGCGCGTCGGGATCGCGCGGGCGCTGGCGGCCGAGCCGTCGCTCGTCGTCGCCGACGAGCCGGTGAGCGCCCTGGACGTCTCCGTGCAGGCGCAGGTGCTGAACCTCCTGGAGGACCTGCAGGAGGCCCTCGGGCTGACGTACGTGCTCATCGCGCACGACCTCGCGGTGGTGCGGCACTCCAGCGACCGGGTGGGCGTCATGTACCTCGGCGGGATCGTGGAGGAGGCCGACTCCGACGACCTCTACGCCCAGCCGCTGCACCCGTACACGCTGTCGCTGATGTCGGCGGTGCCGGTCCCGGACCCGGCCGTGGAGGACTCCCGCGAACGGATCCTGCTCACCGGGGACCTGCCCAGCCCCGCCGACCCGCCCTCGGGCTGCCGCTTCCACACCCGGTGCCCGTTCGTGCAGCCGACGCGCTGCGCCGACGAGCGACCCCAGCTGCGGCAGCTGGGACTGCCCGGCCTCGGAGCGCCCGCTGCCGCTGGCGGTGGGACCCCGCACCGGGTGGCGTGCCACTGGGCCGAGGCGATCCGCGACGGGCAGCTGCAGCCCTCCCGGGCCTCGCACGACCCGGCCGCGGTAGAGCCGGTCTGA
- a CDS encoding class I SAM-dependent methyltransferase produces MPAQSTGTRRRTRGSAVELSVEHRDGVTGVLHRRLVVDDGHAEPTDRARIQADISEWDAQLRRHPTWKSPDVVDGQLVVHNDASRWFFRSPALREWRRDLVPSAAALYPIQRPDVTAMPSGSPVDEAARAFFTHTLDSIGVRTRGRLMQDALHRSRALSVRDRRAVWVSLACGAAVPVLDAVRDHVDTGEGPRLELVDHDPDALAFARRLAEAEGMQADIDFRLLQRDLVATVVARDALVDELGAGRAAVVDAVGIFEYFSDASCVKLLRNAFRLLEPGGVVVVANMLDDRPELDFNRRAAGWPELHYRSVEQLVDLVRRAGLPLDRTTISIPQDGVYAVVDVVKPGS; encoded by the coding sequence GTGCCCGCTCAGAGCACCGGAACACGGCGCCGCACCCGAGGCAGCGCGGTCGAGCTGTCCGTCGAGCACCGGGACGGTGTGACCGGGGTGCTGCACCGGCGCCTCGTGGTCGACGACGGGCACGCAGAACCGACCGACCGCGCCAGGATCCAGGCAGACATCTCGGAGTGGGACGCGCAGCTCCGCCGCCACCCCACCTGGAAGTCGCCGGACGTCGTCGACGGTCAGCTCGTGGTCCACAACGACGCCTCACGGTGGTTCTTCCGGTCCCCGGCGCTGCGCGAGTGGCGGCGGGACCTCGTGCCGTCAGCCGCAGCCCTGTACCCCATCCAACGCCCAGACGTCACCGCCATGCCGTCGGGCTCGCCGGTCGACGAGGCGGCGCGGGCCTTCTTCACCCACACCCTCGACTCCATCGGTGTCCGGACGCGGGGCCGCCTGATGCAGGACGCCCTGCACCGCTCGCGCGCCCTGTCCGTCCGAGACCGCCGCGCTGTCTGGGTGAGCCTCGCCTGCGGCGCGGCGGTCCCGGTGCTCGACGCGGTGCGCGATCACGTCGACACGGGTGAGGGCCCGCGCCTCGAGCTCGTGGACCACGACCCCGACGCGCTCGCCTTCGCACGCCGGCTCGCCGAGGCAGAGGGCATGCAGGCCGACATCGACTTCCGACTGCTGCAGAGGGACCTGGTCGCGACCGTGGTCGCGAGGGACGCACTCGTCGACGAGCTGGGTGCCGGGCGAGCCGCCGTCGTCGACGCGGTCGGGATCTTCGAGTACTTCAGCGACGCCTCGTGCGTGAAGCTCCTGCGGAACGCCTTCAGGCTGCTCGAGCCCGGTGGTGTGGTGGTCGTGGCCAACATGCTGGACGACCGGCCGGAGCTCGACTTCAACCGGCGTGCTGCCGGGTGGCCCGAGCTCCACTACCGCAGTGTGGAGCAGCTCGTCGACCTCGTCCGCCGCGCCGGGCTGCCGCTCGACAGGACGACCATCAGCATCCCCCAGGACGGGGTGTACGCCGTCGTCGACGTCGTGAAGCCGGGCAGCTGA
- a CDS encoding ABC transporter ATP-binding protein, which yields MALLEVRDLTVAFPGGSGRGSSSSRLSDRAVDGVSFDVEAGQVAGLVGESGSGKSVTSLAVMGLLPATARVSGTAAFDGRDLLSLPERELEGVRGRDVAMVFQDPMTSLNPVVTVGTQITEVLRRHTGASRRAARDEAGELLARVGIPAPVRRLREYPHQLSGGMRQRAMIAIALACHPKLLIADEPTTALDVTIQAQVLELMGDLVRERGTAMLLITHDLGVVAGLCDSVTVMYSGRVVERAGRHELFARPRHRYTSGLLASVPRLDAPRGQRLQPIPGTPRDVIGWTDGCAFAPRCAAVSDACRVPDLPLEQDDDAPAGAGQHLLRCAHPVPAAQTDPHQQERSA from the coding sequence GTGGCACTGCTGGAGGTCAGGGACCTGACCGTGGCGTTCCCCGGCGGGTCCGGGCGCGGCTCGTCGTCGTCCCGGCTGTCTGACCGGGCCGTCGACGGGGTCTCCTTCGACGTGGAGGCCGGCCAGGTGGCCGGGCTCGTGGGGGAGTCCGGGTCCGGCAAGTCCGTGACGTCGCTGGCGGTGATGGGGCTTCTGCCCGCGACCGCCCGGGTCTCCGGGACGGCGGCCTTCGACGGGCGCGACCTGCTGTCGCTGCCCGAGCGGGAGCTGGAGGGCGTGCGCGGCCGCGACGTCGCGATGGTCTTCCAGGACCCGATGACCTCGCTCAACCCCGTGGTGACGGTGGGCACGCAGATCACCGAGGTGCTGCGCCGCCACACCGGGGCCTCGCGGCGGGCGGCGCGCGACGAGGCCGGTGAGCTGCTGGCCCGCGTGGGCATCCCCGCGCCCGTGCGGCGGCTGCGGGAGTACCCGCACCAGCTGTCGGGCGGCATGCGGCAGCGGGCGATGATCGCCATCGCGCTGGCGTGCCACCCGAAGCTGCTCATCGCCGACGAGCCGACCACGGCGCTGGACGTGACCATCCAGGCGCAGGTGCTGGAGCTCATGGGCGACCTCGTGCGCGAGCGCGGGACGGCGATGCTGCTCATCACCCACGACCTGGGCGTGGTCGCGGGCCTGTGCGACTCCGTGACGGTCATGTACTCCGGGCGCGTGGTGGAGCGGGCGGGGCGGCACGAGCTGTTCGCGCGCCCGCGCCACCGCTACACGTCGGGGCTGCTGGCGTCGGTGCCGCGCCTGGACGCGCCGCGCGGGCAGCGGCTGCAGCCGATCCCGGGCACCCCGCGCGACGTCATCGGGTGGACCGACGGGTGCGCCTTCGCCCCCCGCTGCGCGGCGGTCTCCGACGCCTGCCGGGTTCCCGACCTGCCCCTGGAGCAGGACGACGACGCACCGGCCGGCGCCGGGCAGCACCTGCTGCGCTGCGCGCACCCGGTGCCCGCCGCTCAGACCGACCCGCACCAGCAGGAGCGCAGCGCATGA
- a CDS encoding HAD family hydrolase gives MSDSPRPVTDQHALPQAVLWDMDGTLVDTEPYWFAAEFALVAEHSGSWSHDQARSLVGSDLHESARRLRTEGGVDLTIDEIIGDLLGRVVEQFRAAVPWRPGARELLTATRAAGVPCALVTMSWKVLADELVALLPEGTFDAVVTGDSVKRGKPAPDPYLEAARLLSVDPARCVALEDSTTGLTSALAAGVPTVGIPCVVELEARPGLVRVASLEGRDPAWLAAVAAGAASDEGASTPLVR, from the coding sequence GTGAGCGACTCTCCCCGCCCCGTGACCGACCAGCACGCGCTGCCGCAGGCGGTGCTGTGGGACATGGACGGCACCCTCGTCGACACCGAGCCGTACTGGTTCGCCGCGGAGTTCGCCCTCGTCGCCGAGCACAGCGGGTCCTGGTCGCACGACCAGGCCCGCTCCCTGGTGGGCTCGGACCTGCACGAGTCGGCCCGCCGGCTGCGCACCGAGGGCGGCGTCGACCTCACCATCGACGAGATCATCGGCGACCTCCTGGGCCGCGTGGTCGAGCAGTTCCGCGCCGCGGTGCCGTGGCGCCCCGGGGCGCGCGAGCTGCTGACCGCCACCCGCGCCGCCGGCGTCCCCTGCGCGCTGGTGACGATGTCCTGGAAGGTGCTCGCCGACGAGCTGGTCGCCCTGCTCCCCGAGGGCACCTTCGACGCCGTGGTCACCGGAGACTCCGTCAAGCGCGGCAAGCCCGCCCCCGACCCCTACCTCGAGGCCGCCCGCCTGCTGTCGGTCGACCCCGCCCGCTGCGTGGCGCTGGAGGACTCCACCACCGGTCTGACCAGCGCGCTCGCGGCGGGTGTGCCCACCGTGGGCATCCCCTGCGTGGTGGAGCTGGAGGCCCGCCCGGGTCTCGTGCGCGTGGCCTCGCTGGAGGGGCGAGACCCGGCGTGGCTGGCGGCCGTGGCGGCCGGCGCCGCGTCCGACGAGGGCGCCTCGACACCCCTCGTGCGCTGA
- a CDS encoding ABC transporter permease, with protein sequence MIGFVVRRLLLLVPVLVGLVVLLFAWLRALPGDPARALLGQRATPESIAQVNAAYGFDQPLPVQFVTYVGRLLRGDLGSSSASGEPVLDTFLSRFPATIELSLAALLFAVVLGIPLGYAAARRAGGALDTLMVGGSLLGVTIPVFFLAYLLKIVFSQWLPWLPTSGRQDPRIDATHVTGFYVLDGILTREWDASWDAVVHLVLPGIALGTIPLAIIVRITRASVLEVLGEDHVRTARAKGLPRALISRRHVLRNALLPVVTTIGLQTGLLLSGAVLTESVFAFNGIGAYLFQAISQLDYAVLQGFILFIALTYALVNLVVDILYGVIDPRVRLS encoded by the coding sequence GTGATCGGGTTCGTCGTCCGGCGCCTGCTGCTGCTGGTGCCGGTGCTGGTGGGGCTCGTGGTCCTGCTCTTCGCATGGCTGCGGGCCCTGCCCGGCGACCCGGCCCGCGCGCTGCTCGGGCAGCGCGCGACGCCGGAGTCAATCGCCCAGGTCAACGCCGCGTACGGCTTCGACCAGCCGCTGCCGGTGCAGTTCGTCACCTACGTGGGGCGGCTGCTGCGCGGTGACCTGGGCTCCTCGAGCGCGTCGGGGGAGCCGGTGCTCGACACCTTCCTGTCCCGCTTCCCGGCCACCATCGAGCTCAGCCTGGCCGCCCTGCTGTTCGCCGTCGTCCTCGGCATCCCGCTGGGGTACGCGGCGGCGCGGCGCGCCGGGGGCGCGCTGGACACGCTCATGGTGGGCGGCTCGCTGCTGGGCGTGACCATCCCCGTGTTCTTCCTGGCGTACCTGCTGAAGATCGTGTTCTCGCAGTGGCTGCCGTGGCTGCCGACGTCGGGCCGGCAGGACCCGCGCATCGACGCCACGCACGTCACGGGCTTCTACGTGCTCGACGGGATCCTCACGCGCGAGTGGGACGCCAGCTGGGACGCGGTCGTGCACCTGGTGCTGCCGGGCATCGCCCTGGGGACCATCCCGCTGGCGATCATCGTGCGCATCACCCGCGCCTCCGTGCTGGAGGTGCTCGGGGAGGACCACGTGCGCACCGCCCGGGCCAAGGGCCTGCCGCGGGCGCTCATCAGCCGCCGGCACGTGCTGCGCAACGCGCTGCTGCCCGTGGTCACCACCATCGGCCTGCAGACCGGGCTGCTGCTGTCCGGGGCGGTGCTCACCGAGTCGGTGTTCGCCTTCAACGGCATCGGGGCCTACCTGTTCCAGGCCATCAGCCAGCTCGACTACGCCGTGCTGCAGGGGTTCATCCTCTTCATCGCGCTGACGTACGCGCTGGTCAACCTCGTCGTCGACATCCTCTACGGCGTCATCGACCCCCGCGTCCGGCTGAGTTGA
- a CDS encoding ABC transporter permease: protein MSEALEPSTPAGAPDPDAVGSGGLWHSAWRRLRRNPTAIAGAVIVLAFLLVALFAPLIAPGTPGVPLPNSGVTPSSVPGPSPGHPLGLDSPGTDLLTQLVFGARQSLLIGVVSTALGLAGGAVLGVLAGGLGGWVDTVVMRLVDILLSIPSLLLAVSVAAILGQRPISVMIAIAAAQVPIFARLLRGSMLAQRGSDYVLAVHSLGVRRRTVVMSHLLPNSLGPVIVQATLTLATAIIEVAALSYLGLGASNPSTAEWGRMLVNAQSRLATDPHLAIWPGACIAVTALGFTLLGEALREALDPKGRK from the coding sequence ATCTCCGAAGCGCTGGAGCCGAGCACGCCGGCGGGTGCGCCCGACCCGGACGCCGTCGGCAGCGGCGGGCTGTGGCACAGCGCGTGGCGCCGCCTGCGGCGCAACCCCACCGCCATCGCCGGTGCGGTCATCGTGCTGGCCTTCCTCCTGGTGGCGCTCTTCGCGCCGCTCATCGCCCCCGGCACGCCCGGCGTGCCGCTGCCGAACAGCGGTGTCACGCCGTCATCGGTGCCGGGCCCGTCGCCGGGGCACCCGCTGGGCCTGGACAGCCCCGGCACCGACCTGCTGACCCAGCTGGTCTTCGGGGCCCGGCAGTCGCTGCTCATCGGCGTGGTCTCCACCGCGCTGGGCCTGGCCGGCGGTGCCGTGCTCGGCGTGCTGGCCGGCGGCCTCGGCGGCTGGGTCGACACCGTGGTGATGCGCCTGGTCGACATCCTCCTGTCGATCCCGTCGCTGCTGCTGGCCGTCAGCGTGGCCGCGATCCTCGGGCAGCGGCCGATCTCGGTGATGATCGCCATCGCCGCGGCCCAGGTGCCGATCTTCGCGCGGCTGCTGCGCGGCTCGATGCTCGCCCAGCGCGGCTCGGACTACGTCCTCGCCGTGCACTCCCTGGGCGTGCGCCGGCGCACGGTGGTCATGAGCCACCTGCTGCCCAACTCCCTGGGCCCGGTGATCGTGCAGGCCACCCTGACGCTGGCGACGGCGATCATCGAGGTGGCGGCGCTGAGCTACCTGGGCCTGGGCGCCTCCAACCCCTCCACGGCGGAGTGGGGGCGCATGCTCGTCAACGCCCAGTCGCGGCTGGCCACCGACCCGCACCTGGCGATCTGGCCCGGTGCCTGCATCGCCGTCACGGCGCTCGGCTTCACCCTGCTGGGCGAGGCGCTGCGCGAGGCACTCGACCCCAAGGGCAGGAAGTAA
- a CDS encoding ABC transporter substrate-binding protein, which yields MRALRRPTRPARPRAPRLLGAAAALLATAVALTGCAQSQRDTASGDGSGGSGSGGGGTFVFAASSDPVMLDPAFASDGETFRVARQIFEGLVGTQPGTADPAPLLAEKWTGSADGLTWTFDLKQGVKFSDGTDFNGEAVCANFDRWYDWTGVNQSGNISYYYGSIFKGFKTSTDPAKQGGIYGGCTAPSAGQAVVTLTKPFAGFIQALSLPAFSMQSPTAMEKYDANNTGGTEDDPRFSAYATEHPTGTGPFVFDSWERGQQVTLKPNPSYWGEKPKLDRVIIRTIADGNARLQALQAGDIDGYDLVAPGDIAGLQSGGFQVVNRPAFNILYLGFNQANPALADVRVRQAISYAIDKSAVISQSLPQGSTPAKEFIPQTVAGYNDSVTTYDYDPAKAKQLLAEAGQSNLTLDFNYPTDVSRPYMPAPEATFTAIQSQLQAVGITVNPVANKWSPDYLDKIQGGSDHGIHLLGWTGDYNDPDNFLGVFFGQKSNEWGFDNTQLFDALTAARALPTRDQQVPAYQAINEQIAQFAPGVPISSPVPSLAFTKTVQGYQPSPVQDEVWNTITVSKG from the coding sequence GTGCGAGCCCTCCGCCGCCCCACCCGCCCTGCACGCCCGCGTGCACCGCGCCTCCTGGGAGCGGCTGCCGCCCTCCTGGCCACGGCCGTGGCCCTCACGGGCTGCGCGCAGAGCCAGCGCGACACCGCCTCGGGGGACGGGTCCGGCGGCTCCGGCTCCGGCGGTGGCGGCACGTTCGTCTTCGCGGCCTCCTCCGACCCGGTCATGCTCGACCCGGCCTTCGCCTCCGACGGCGAGACCTTCCGCGTGGCCCGCCAGATCTTCGAGGGCCTGGTGGGCACCCAGCCCGGCACCGCCGACCCGGCGCCGCTGCTGGCGGAGAAGTGGACGGGCAGCGCTGACGGCCTGACCTGGACGTTCGACCTCAAGCAGGGCGTGAAGTTCTCCGACGGCACCGACTTCAACGGCGAGGCGGTCTGTGCGAACTTCGACCGCTGGTACGACTGGACCGGCGTCAACCAGTCCGGGAACATCAGCTACTACTACGGCTCGATCTTCAAGGGCTTCAAGACCAGCACCGACCCGGCCAAGCAGGGCGGCATCTACGGCGGCTGCACGGCGCCGTCCGCCGGCCAGGCCGTGGTGACCCTCACCAAGCCGTTCGCGGGCTTCATCCAGGCGCTGTCGCTGCCGGCGTTCTCCATGCAGAGCCCCACGGCCATGGAGAAGTACGACGCGAACAACACCGGCGGCACCGAGGACGACCCGCGCTTCTCGGCCTACGCCACCGAGCACCCCACCGGCACCGGGCCGTTCGTCTTCGACTCCTGGGAGCGCGGGCAGCAGGTCACCCTCAAGCCGAACCCGAGCTACTGGGGCGAGAAGCCGAAGCTCGACAGGGTGATCATCCGCACCATCGCAGACGGCAACGCCCGCCTGCAGGCGCTGCAGGCCGGCGACATCGACGGCTACGACCTCGTGGCCCCCGGTGACATCGCCGGGCTGCAGTCCGGCGGCTTCCAGGTGGTGAACCGCCCGGCGTTCAACATCCTCTACCTGGGCTTCAACCAGGCGAACCCGGCGCTGGCCGACGTGCGCGTGCGCCAGGCGATCTCCTACGCCATCGACAAGAGCGCCGTCATCAGCCAGTCGCTGCCGCAGGGCAGCACGCCGGCCAAGGAGTTCATCCCGCAGACCGTGGCGGGCTACAACGACAGCGTCACCACCTACGACTACGACCCCGCCAAGGCCAAGCAGCTGCTCGCCGAGGCCGGGCAGTCGAACCTGACGCTGGACTTCAACTACCCCACGGACGTCTCGCGCCCGTACATGCCGGCGCCGGAGGCCACCTTCACGGCCATCCAGAGCCAGCTCCAGGCCGTGGGCATCACGGTCAACCCCGTGGCGAACAAGTGGAGCCCGGACTACCTGGACAAGATCCAGGGCGGCTCCGACCACGGCATCCACCTGCTGGGGTGGACCGGTGACTACAACGACCCCGACAACTTCCTCGGCGTCTTCTTCGGGCAGAAGTCCAACGAGTGGGGCTTCGACAACACCCAGCTGTTCGACGCGCTGACGGCGGCCCGCGCGCTGCCCACCCGCGACCAGCAGGTGCCGGCGTACCAGGCCATCAACGAGCAGATCGCCCAGTTCGCCCCCGGCGTGCCGATCTCCTCGCCGGTGCCCTCGCTCGCCTTCACGAAGACCGTCCAGGGCTACCAGCCCTCGCCCGTGCAGGACGAGGTCTGGAACACCATCACGGTCTCGAAGGGCTGA